The following proteins come from a genomic window of Pocillopora verrucosa isolate sample1 chromosome 6, ASM3666991v2, whole genome shotgun sequence:
- the LOC131777740 gene encoding uncharacterized protein, with translation MAVQLTHLYFVWVFLVSLQSSSTQKSGKLCNSPLDIVIALDASGSVLKGNWDKSVDFASQLGKKLLSLNAKSRIGVIDFSEIANEVIEPSSDQKLLEWKLNNLKNNYQNGITRTELALKKAAEIFQRIDRTFAKKLLLILTDGQTTPLNYKQGKELIQEPMASLRTIGVHVIAVGVGMLVDSEELNVMASEPTNENVIYFQDYDGVLNMVDSITRVVCLAEEPQSPESPVPYVAAVEPVSSTCPAKYTKVGCFKDDMKLPRPLPKLLFTDRDSATKKFSGKSVDWQDWNSYINDLVCRCAKEAKVRNYAYFSIQFYGECWSGPQAQETYNRAGAKNTCITSNFEKCDVSDSKICVGEKETNFVYEVQRAEAEPTCGVEYHKLGCFKDNKEDPRLLNKLILTDRDSKSPVYSNIKIDWGNWNAYLPKLACRCAEKAAENKFTHFGLQFYGECWSGPEAAETYNQLGPASADSCLTSDYQPCPEDPKSTDIECVGKHFVNYVYTIIKSEDARCSVPFKPVGCFKDNQKKNARPLGELLLTYRDRKSSKNNGTEINWGEWDLYLYELVCLCAEKAKEKKYSHFGLQHYGECWSGPEAGETFSKDGPSEADKCIGRGFKTCNALVDDICVGREKTNFVFSLY, from the exons ATGGCAGTTCAGCTGACGCATTTGTATTTTGTGTGGGTTTTTCTAGTAAGCTTGCAGTCGTCATCAACACAGAAATCAG GAAAATTATGCAACTCACCGCTGGATATCGTAATAGCTTTGGATGCGTCTGGTAGTGTGCTTAAAGGAAACTGGGATAAAAGCGTAGATTTTGCCTCGCAGCTCGGCAAGAAGTTACTTTCCTTGAATGCAAAAAGTCGCATAGGAGTCATTGACTTCAGCGAGATTGCTAATGAGGTTATTGAACCATCCAGCGACCAAAAGCTTTTGGAATGGAAGTTAAATAACCTGAAAAACAATTATCAAAACGGAATCACGAGAACAGAGTTAGCCCTGAAGAAGGCGGCTGAAATATTTCAGCGAATCGACCGAACATTCGCGAAAAAACTGCTATTGATATTGACTGATGGTCAAACGACACCACTAAACTACAAGCAAGGAAAAGAACTAATTCAGGAGCCTATGGCCAGCCTGAGAACCATAGGGGTACATGTGATTGCTGTAGGTGTTGGCATGttggttgacagtgaggagtTGAACGTTATGGCCTCTGAACCGACAAATGAAAACGTAATTTATTTCCAGGATTATGATGGGGTCCTAAATATGGTGGATTCAATAACTCGGGTCGTTTGCTTAGCAGAAG AGCCCCAGTCCCCCGAGTCTCCAGTGCCGTATGTTGCTGCTGTCGAACCTGTCAGCTCAA CATGTCCTGCTAAGTACACTAAAGTAGGCTGTTTTAAGGATGACATGAAACTCCCACGCCCTCTTCCAAAGTTGCTTTTCACCGACCGTGACTCAGCGACTAAGAAGTTTAGTGGTAAATCAGTCGACTGGCAGGACTGGAATTCTTACATTAACGACCTCGTCTGCCGTTGTGCAAAGGAAGCAAAAGTTCGCAATTATGCATATTTCAGTATTCAGTTCTACG GCGAGTGTTGGTCTGGTCCACAGGCGCAAGAGACGTACAACAGGGCTGGTGCCAAAAATACATGCATTACGAGTAATTTTGAGAAGTGCGATGTTTCTGATTCAAAGATATGCGTTGGAGAAAAGGAAACCAACTTCGTGTATGAAGTACAAAGAGCAG AGGCTGAGCCAACATGTGGAGTAGAATATCACAAACTCGGCtgtttcaaagacaacaaagagGACCCTCGGCTTTTAAATAAACTCATATTAACTGATCGCGATTCCAAGTCTCCTGTTTACAGTAATATTAAGATAGACTGGGGGAATTGGAACGCGTACTTGCCAAAGTTAGCATGCAGATGTGCGGAGAAGGCTGCAGAAAACAAGTTCACCCATTTTGGCTTACAGTTTTACG GAGAATGTTGGTCAGGCCCAGAGGCCGCTGAAACATATAACCAACTTGGTCCTGCTTCAGCAGACAGCTGTTTGACCAGCGACTATCAGCCATGCCCTGAGGATCCAAAATCTACAGACATAGAGTGTGTAGGAAAACACTTCGTAAACTATGTTTACACCATTATAAAGAGTGAAG ATGCACGTTGTTCAGTTCCTTTTAAACCTGTTGGCTGCTTTAAGGATAATCAGAAGAAGAATGCTCGACCACTCGGTGAACTGCTTCTTACATATCGCGACCGAAAAAGTTCCAAAAATAACGGAACTGAAATTAATTGGGGAGAATGGGACCTTTACTTGTATGAGTTGGTGTGTCTCTGTGCCGAGAAggcaaaggaaaagaaatactcCCACTTTGGGTTGCAGCATTATG GTGAGTGCTGGTCGGGGCCTGAAGCAGGCGAAACATTCAGCAAGGATGGACCTTCAGAGGCAGATAAATGCATTGGTCGAGGATTTAAAACATGTAACGCCTTGGTTGATGACATCTGTGTGGGAAGGGAAAAGACTAACTTTGTCTTCTCTCTTTACTAG
- the LOC131777762 gene encoding myosin-VIIa isoform X1: MEPHRQKMQEPDDLSSCDFLSFAKSNFQNEEICQFSRVPLTSSLLHCNNIDDRKASCAISVAILRFMRDMGEPKFDEEDIMVSEVKETPQPINKAYASGTTFKRKVVSEKTQQMSFTSHDIPPLIMMNRPTTNVEKIQFITSFGIRRQTLRDEIYCQICRQLINNGSPTSYTRGWILLALCVGVFPPSDELLNYLRNFLKQGPGKFGEYCYSILQRTLEIGSRTQPSTIVELEAVKSQSSLTLPVIFMDGTRKVFEVDPATTCAELCQLIKEELGLKDIFGFSVFIEALNQVANWGCGNESVLDAVSLAEQYACSKTLNESGAWHLFFRKDLFAPTENISIDKVATNLIYHQIVGGIRAEEYICEQQEMIKIVAKRYYIENGPELQENLLREVIQASFPPFVLANSSEDELVSNVKSAFYASSRVQERSNIEVVQQDIVRYAASNWFRDFSRIFDGFVSSGPKLPKVAVKIAFNSKRFQVLSSETPDSPPLLSMGYSQIKKATSLRKGMYLDPVLVLNTIRSQTFSFRSVQADTMNNLINHFLLYFKTPSSAGGDD; the protein is encoded by the exons ATGGAACCTCACAGACAG AAAATGCAGGAACCTGATGATTTGTCAAGCTGTGATTTTCTAAGTTTTGccaaaagcaattttcaaaatgaagaaatatgccAGTTCTCAAGAGTACCTCTTACGTCATCTCTTTTACACTGCAACAATATCGACGACAGGAAG GCGTCCTGTGCAATTTCTGTCGCCATATTGCGATTCATGAGGGATATGGGAGAACCAAAATTCGACGAAGAAGACATTATG gtttcAGAAGTAAAAGAGACGCCACAGCCAATTAACAAAGCCTATGCATCAGGAACCACGTTCAAGAGGAAGGTTGTCTCTGAGAAG ACCCAACAGATGTCTTTTACATCTCACGACATTCCACCTTTAATCATGATGAATCGTCCCACAACAAACGTTGAGAAAATACAGTTTATCACCAGCTTTGGAATACGTAGACAGACTTTAAG GGATGAAATCTACTGCCAAATTTGCCGCCAACTAATAAACAATGGTTCTCCAACAAGCTATACCCGAGGATGGATTCTATTGGCCCTTTGTGTTGGCGTTTTCCCGCCTTCGGATGAG CTGCTGAATTACCTCAGAAACTTTCTAAAACAAGGCCCCGGTAAATTTGGAGAATATTGCTACTCGATTCTTCAGAGAACTCTTGAAATAGGTTCAAGAACACAGCCTTCTACAATTGTTGAATTGGAG GCCGTCAAATCGCAGTCATCCCTTACTCTGCCAGTAATATTCATGGATGGAACAAGGAAGGTATTTGAAGTGGATCCTGCCACAACTTGCGCTGAACTGTGCCAGCTTATCAAAGAGGAACTGGGGCTGAAGGACATCTTTGGATTTTCCGTTTTCATTGAAGCATTGAATCAG GTTGCCAACTGGGGCTGTGGAAATGAGAGTGTTTTAGATGCCGTCTCCTTAGCTGAGCAGTATGCATGCTCTAAGACTCTAAATGAGTCTGGTGCTTGGCACTTATTCTTTCGAAAAGATTTATTTGCACCCACGGAAAATATCAGCATTGACAAAGTGGCCACTAATCTGATCTACCATCAGATTGTCGGAGGGATCCGTGCTGAGGAGTACATCTGTGAG CAACAGGAAATGATTAAAATTGTGGCTAAACGGTACTATATAGAGAATGGTCCCGAATTACAAGAAAACTTACTCCGTGAGGTTATCCAAGCTTCTTTTCCGCCATTTGTACTTGCTAATAGTTCAGAGGACGAACTTGTCAGTAACGTCAAGTCAGCTTTTTATGCG AGTTCCCGCGTTCAAGAGAGATCTAATATAGAGGTTGTGCAACAAGACATCGTACGTTATGCAGCCAGCAATTGGTTCAGAGATTTCTCAAGAATTTTCGATGGATTTGTGTCATCGGGGCCAAAACTTCCAAAAGTCGCCGTCAAAATCGCCTTCAATTCAAAAAGATTTCAAGTTTTGTCATCTGAAACTCCTGACAGTCCTCCCTTACTTAGTATGGGATACTCTCAAATCAAGAAAGCGACCAGTCTCAG GAAAGGAATGTATCTGGATCCCGTTTTGGTCCTGAACACAATTCGTTCCCAGACCTTCTCTTTCAGGAGTGTGCAAGCTGATACAATGAATAACCTCATCAATCATTTCTTGCTATATTTTAAAACTCCAAGTTCCGCTGGCGGAGATGACTAA
- the LOC131777762 gene encoding myosin-VIIa isoform X2 translates to MQEPDDLSSCDFLSFAKSNFQNEEICQFSRVPLTSSLLHCNNIDDRKASCAISVAILRFMRDMGEPKFDEEDIMVSEVKETPQPINKAYASGTTFKRKVVSEKTQQMSFTSHDIPPLIMMNRPTTNVEKIQFITSFGIRRQTLRDEIYCQICRQLINNGSPTSYTRGWILLALCVGVFPPSDELLNYLRNFLKQGPGKFGEYCYSILQRTLEIGSRTQPSTIVELEAVKSQSSLTLPVIFMDGTRKVFEVDPATTCAELCQLIKEELGLKDIFGFSVFIEALNQVANWGCGNESVLDAVSLAEQYACSKTLNESGAWHLFFRKDLFAPTENISIDKVATNLIYHQIVGGIRAEEYICEQQEMIKIVAKRYYIENGPELQENLLREVIQASFPPFVLANSSEDELVSNVKSAFYASSRVQERSNIEVVQQDIVRYAASNWFRDFSRIFDGFVSSGPKLPKVAVKIAFNSKRFQVLSSETPDSPPLLSMGYSQIKKATSLRKGMYLDPVLVLNTIRSQTFSFRSVQADTMNNLINHFLLYFKTPSSAGGDD, encoded by the exons ATGCAGGAACCTGATGATTTGTCAAGCTGTGATTTTCTAAGTTTTGccaaaagcaattttcaaaatgaagaaatatgccAGTTCTCAAGAGTACCTCTTACGTCATCTCTTTTACACTGCAACAATATCGACGACAGGAAG GCGTCCTGTGCAATTTCTGTCGCCATATTGCGATTCATGAGGGATATGGGAGAACCAAAATTCGACGAAGAAGACATTATG gtttcAGAAGTAAAAGAGACGCCACAGCCAATTAACAAAGCCTATGCATCAGGAACCACGTTCAAGAGGAAGGTTGTCTCTGAGAAG ACCCAACAGATGTCTTTTACATCTCACGACATTCCACCTTTAATCATGATGAATCGTCCCACAACAAACGTTGAGAAAATACAGTTTATCACCAGCTTTGGAATACGTAGACAGACTTTAAG GGATGAAATCTACTGCCAAATTTGCCGCCAACTAATAAACAATGGTTCTCCAACAAGCTATACCCGAGGATGGATTCTATTGGCCCTTTGTGTTGGCGTTTTCCCGCCTTCGGATGAG CTGCTGAATTACCTCAGAAACTTTCTAAAACAAGGCCCCGGTAAATTTGGAGAATATTGCTACTCGATTCTTCAGAGAACTCTTGAAATAGGTTCAAGAACACAGCCTTCTACAATTGTTGAATTGGAG GCCGTCAAATCGCAGTCATCCCTTACTCTGCCAGTAATATTCATGGATGGAACAAGGAAGGTATTTGAAGTGGATCCTGCCACAACTTGCGCTGAACTGTGCCAGCTTATCAAAGAGGAACTGGGGCTGAAGGACATCTTTGGATTTTCCGTTTTCATTGAAGCATTGAATCAG GTTGCCAACTGGGGCTGTGGAAATGAGAGTGTTTTAGATGCCGTCTCCTTAGCTGAGCAGTATGCATGCTCTAAGACTCTAAATGAGTCTGGTGCTTGGCACTTATTCTTTCGAAAAGATTTATTTGCACCCACGGAAAATATCAGCATTGACAAAGTGGCCACTAATCTGATCTACCATCAGATTGTCGGAGGGATCCGTGCTGAGGAGTACATCTGTGAG CAACAGGAAATGATTAAAATTGTGGCTAAACGGTACTATATAGAGAATGGTCCCGAATTACAAGAAAACTTACTCCGTGAGGTTATCCAAGCTTCTTTTCCGCCATTTGTACTTGCTAATAGTTCAGAGGACGAACTTGTCAGTAACGTCAAGTCAGCTTTTTATGCG AGTTCCCGCGTTCAAGAGAGATCTAATATAGAGGTTGTGCAACAAGACATCGTACGTTATGCAGCCAGCAATTGGTTCAGAGATTTCTCAAGAATTTTCGATGGATTTGTGTCATCGGGGCCAAAACTTCCAAAAGTCGCCGTCAAAATCGCCTTCAATTCAAAAAGATTTCAAGTTTTGTCATCTGAAACTCCTGACAGTCCTCCCTTACTTAGTATGGGATACTCTCAAATCAAGAAAGCGACCAGTCTCAG GAAAGGAATGTATCTGGATCCCGTTTTGGTCCTGAACACAATTCGTTCCCAGACCTTCTCTTTCAGGAGTGTGCAAGCTGATACAATGAATAACCTCATCAATCATTTCTTGCTATATTTTAAAACTCCAAGTTCCGCTGGCGGAGATGACTAA